In Pseudovibrio brasiliensis, one DNA window encodes the following:
- a CDS encoding GDCCVxC domain-containing (seleno)protein yields MTKTVMLESTVTCPECGHRETEVMPTDACQWFYECRGCGTLLKPLPGDCCVYCSYGTVPCPPIQLDEKCCG; encoded by the coding sequence ATGACCAAAACAGTTATGCTCGAAAGCACAGTGACTTGCCCGGAGTGTGGCCATCGCGAAACCGAAGTGATGCCCACCGATGCCTGCCAATGGTTTTATGAGTGCAGAGGCTGCGGCACCCTGCTGAAACCGCTACCCGGCGACTGCTGCGTCTACTGCTCTTACGGCACCGTCCCTTGCCCACCAATCCAGCTGGATGAAAAGTGCTGTGGCTAA